From a single Streptomyces sp. 1331.2 genomic region:
- a CDS encoding dihydrodipicolinate synthase family protein, whose protein sequence is MVATTIPLRPDLSVDYDAYAEHVRWLIDSGCEGVVPNGSLGEYQTLTAAERARVVEVAVEAAGDGSRVMPGVAAYGSAESRRWAEQAAEAGAGSVLLLPPNAYRADHASVRAHYAEVAKAGLPIVAYNNPIDTKVDLVPALLAQLHGEGSIVAVKEFSGDVRRAYEIAELAPGLDLLIGADDVLLELALAGAVGWIAGYPNALPEASVALYDAAVKHDLETALPLYKSLHSLLRWDSKTEFVQAIKLSMDIAGRPGGPARAPRLPLTPEVEAAVRAATEKALAEGLA, encoded by the coding sequence ATGGTCGCCACCACGATCCCGCTGCGCCCGGACCTCTCCGTCGACTACGACGCCTACGCCGAGCACGTCCGCTGGCTGATCGACTCCGGCTGCGAGGGCGTCGTCCCCAACGGCTCGCTGGGCGAGTACCAGACGCTCACCGCCGCGGAGCGCGCCCGGGTCGTCGAGGTCGCGGTCGAGGCGGCCGGCGACGGCTCCCGGGTCATGCCCGGGGTCGCCGCGTACGGCAGCGCCGAGTCCCGCCGCTGGGCCGAGCAGGCGGCCGAGGCCGGCGCCGGCTCCGTCCTGCTGCTGCCGCCGAACGCCTACCGGGCCGACCACGCCTCGGTGCGGGCGCACTACGCCGAGGTCGCCAAGGCGGGCCTGCCGATCGTCGCCTACAACAACCCGATCGACACCAAGGTGGACCTCGTCCCGGCGCTGCTCGCCCAGCTGCACGGCGAGGGCTCGATCGTCGCGGTCAAGGAGTTCAGCGGAGACGTCCGCCGGGCGTACGAGATCGCCGAGCTGGCCCCCGGGCTGGACCTGCTGATCGGCGCCGACGACGTGCTGCTGGAGCTGGCGCTGGCCGGCGCGGTCGGCTGGATCGCCGGCTACCCGAACGCGCTGCCCGAGGCCTCGGTCGCGCTCTACGACGCCGCGGTCAAGCACGACCTGGAGACCGCGCTGCCGCTGTACAAGTCGCTGCACTCGCTGCTGCGGTGGGACTCCAAGACCGAGTTCGTCCAGGCCATCAAGCTGTCCATGGACATCGCCGGGCGCCCCGGCGGGCCGGCCCGGGCGCCGCGGCTGCCGCTCACCCCGGAGGTCGAGGCGGCCGTGCGCGCCGCCACCGAGAAGGCGCTGGCCGAGGGTCTGGCGTAA
- a CDS encoding aldehyde dehydrogenase family protein, producing MVETADVVSFTGSTGVGRAVVRAATERGVPVQAELGGLNAALVLPDADLELAAAHIAAAIAGYAGQKCTATSRVIAVGAAYQPLREALVKALAAVDDSVCGPVVNSGARDRLTGAVDSAVEAGATVLTGGGVPERAGWYVEPTLLADVPAEHPLAREEFFGPIAVLHAAADLDEAIALANDTPHSLATSVHTRSLDVALAAADRLDAGMIRVNAPSSGVDFHLPFGGAKGASHGEREQGQAALDFYTAGRTVSVLPGGGAL from the coding sequence CTGGTCGAGACGGCGGACGTGGTCTCCTTCACCGGCTCGACCGGCGTCGGCCGGGCCGTGGTGCGGGCGGCGACCGAGCGCGGGGTGCCGGTCCAGGCCGAACTCGGCGGGCTGAACGCCGCGTTGGTGCTGCCGGACGCCGACCTGGAGCTGGCCGCCGCGCACATCGCCGCCGCCATCGCCGGGTACGCCGGGCAGAAGTGCACCGCCACCAGCCGGGTGATCGCGGTCGGCGCCGCGTACCAGCCGCTGCGCGAGGCCCTGGTCAAGGCGCTGGCGGCGGTGGACGACTCGGTGTGCGGCCCGGTGGTCAACTCCGGGGCCCGGGACCGGTTGACCGGCGCGGTGGACTCGGCCGTCGAAGCCGGCGCGACCGTGCTCACCGGCGGCGGCGTGCCCGAACGGGCCGGCTGGTACGTCGAGCCGACCCTGCTCGCCGACGTGCCGGCCGAACACCCGCTGGCCCGCGAGGAGTTCTTCGGCCCGATCGCCGTGCTGCACGCCGCCGCCGACCTGGACGAGGCGATCGCGCTCGCCAACGACACCCCGCACAGCCTCGCCACCTCGGTGCACACCCGCAGCCTGGACGTGGCGCTGGCCGCCGCGGACCGGCTGGACGCGGGCATGATCCGGGTCAACGCCCCGTCCAGCGGCGTCGACTTCCACCTGCCCTTCGGCGGGGCCAAGGGCGCGAGCCACGGCGAGCGCGAACAGGGTCAGGCGGCACTGGACTTCTACACCGCCGGCCGGACCGTCAGCGTGCTGCCGGGCGGAGGCGCGCTCTGA
- a CDS encoding GntR family transcriptional regulator, whose protein sequence is MADLKSRTLISVQERLRDQVAHALRAALISGELRPGVVYSAPALAADFGVSATPVREAMLDLAREGLVEAVRNKGFRVTELTERDLDDYTEIRALIEVPTVGRVTRAASKDQLERLRPQAEAIVAAARKHDLIGYLEADRQFHLDLLGLAGNARLVDVVGDLRKRSRLYGLNRLDERGELVSSAEEHLELLDLMISGDAEAAEACMTRHLSHVRSLWAGQDEAAEADRPALRLRAR, encoded by the coding sequence ATGGCCGACCTCAAATCCCGCACCCTGATCTCCGTCCAGGAGCGGCTTCGCGACCAGGTCGCCCACGCACTCCGGGCCGCCCTGATCTCCGGCGAACTGCGCCCCGGCGTCGTGTACTCGGCACCCGCCCTCGCTGCCGACTTCGGCGTCTCCGCCACGCCGGTCCGCGAGGCCATGCTCGACCTCGCCCGCGAAGGCCTGGTCGAAGCCGTCCGCAACAAGGGCTTCCGGGTCACCGAGCTCACCGAGCGAGACCTGGACGACTACACCGAGATCCGCGCCCTGATCGAGGTCCCGACCGTCGGCCGGGTCACCCGCGCGGCGAGCAAGGACCAGCTGGAGCGGCTGCGCCCGCAGGCCGAGGCGATCGTCGCCGCCGCCCGCAAGCACGACCTGATCGGCTACCTGGAGGCCGACCGGCAGTTCCACCTCGACCTGCTCGGCCTGGCCGGCAACGCGCGGCTGGTCGACGTGGTCGGCGACCTGCGCAAGCGGTCCCGGCTGTACGGGCTGAACCGGCTGGACGAGCGCGGCGAGCTGGTGTCCTCGGCGGAGGAGCACCTGGAGCTGCTGGACCTGATGATCTCCGGCGACGCGGAGGCGGCCGAGGCCTGCATGACCCGCCACCTCAGCCACGTCCGCTCGCTGTGGGCCGGCCAGGACGAGGCGGCGGAAGCGGACCGCCCGGCCCTGCGGCTGCGGGCCCGGTAG
- a CDS encoding proline racemase family protein yields the protein MFVRTVDYHTAGEPFRIVLDGTPPIPGDTVAERRAIALGAGGSATAPRPSALDEIRQLLTREPRGHAGMYGGFLVPPDDDEAHLGVLFWHKDGYSTACGHGTIALGAWAVESGLVRAPEDGVARVRIDVPSGRVTALVHRAGGRTTGVTFRNVPTRVSALKLPVETSRGTVEVAVAHSGACYVSVPASALGLAVEPARLPELTAVGREIRAALAGAEAVAHPTDARLSGVYGVILHDELPLADGMLNQRNVTVFADGQIDRSPCGSGTSARLAVLAAEGRLTPGEILRHESVIGTVFTGRVLPGGDPLGEGVVTEVGGTAFRTGEHGFVLDADDELGTGFLL from the coding sequence ATGTTCGTGCGGACGGTCGACTACCACACGGCCGGCGAGCCGTTCCGGATCGTGCTCGACGGCACGCCGCCGATCCCCGGCGACACCGTCGCCGAGCGGCGGGCCATCGCGCTCGGCGCCGGCGGCAGCGCCACCGCGCCCCGGCCGAGCGCGCTGGACGAGATCCGGCAGCTGCTCACCCGGGAACCGCGCGGACACGCCGGGATGTACGGCGGGTTCCTGGTGCCGCCGGACGACGACGAGGCCCATCTCGGCGTGCTGTTCTGGCACAAGGACGGCTACTCGACGGCCTGCGGGCACGGCACCATCGCGCTCGGCGCGTGGGCGGTGGAGTCCGGCCTGGTCCGGGCCCCCGAGGACGGCGTGGCGCGGGTCCGGATCGACGTGCCCTCGGGGCGGGTCACCGCACTGGTGCACCGGGCCGGCGGGCGCACCACCGGGGTGACCTTCCGCAACGTGCCCACCCGGGTCAGCGCGCTGAAGCTGCCGGTGGAGACCTCGCGGGGGACGGTCGAGGTGGCGGTGGCGCACTCCGGCGCCTGCTACGTCTCCGTACCGGCGTCGGCCCTGGGGCTTGCCGTGGAGCCGGCCCGGCTGCCCGAACTCACCGCTGTGGGGCGGGAGATCAGGGCGGCGCTGGCCGGCGCGGAGGCGGTGGCGCACCCGACGGACGCCCGGCTGTCGGGGGTGTACGGGGTGATCCTCCACGACGAACTGCCGTTGGCGGACGGGATGTTGAACCAGCGGAACGTCACCGTGTTCGCGGACGGGCAGATCGACCGCTCGCCCTGCGGCTCCGGCACCTCAGCCCGGCTCGCCGTGCTCGCCGCAGAGGGCCGGCTGACCCCTGGGGAGATCCTGCGGCACGAGTCCGTCATCGGGACGGTGTTCACCGGTCGAGTGCTCCCCGGCGGCGACCCGTTGGGGGAGGGCGTCGTCACCGAGGTCGGCGGGACGGCCTTCCGCACCGGGGAGCACGGGTTCGTGCTGGACGCGGACGACGAACTGGGGACGGGGTTCCTCCTGTGA
- a CDS encoding proline racemase family protein, producing MRSRHVFHAVDSHTEGMPTRVITGGFGIIPGATMAERRVHFQEHLDHFRTLLMYEPRGHAAMSGAILQPPTRPDADFGVLYIEVSGLLPMCGHGTIGVATVLVETGMVPVVEPVTTVRLDTPAGLVVAEVQVEDGAAKAVTIHNVPSYSVALDRKIEVPGYGTVSYDLAYGGNFYAILPLDRFGLPFERERKQEILDAGLALMDAINAGPDRPVHPENPSIHSCHHVQLLAPGSTAEHSRHAMAIHPGWFDRSPCGTGTSARMAQLHARGELPLGQDFRNDSFIGTTFIGRLVEETEVAGRPAVVPTVTGRAWVTGTAQYFLDPSDPFPAGFLL from the coding sequence ATGCGGAGCCGTCATGTGTTCCATGCCGTCGACTCGCACACCGAGGGCATGCCGACCCGGGTGATCACCGGCGGCTTCGGCATCATCCCCGGGGCCACCATGGCCGAGCGCCGGGTGCACTTCCAGGAGCACCTGGACCACTTCCGGACCCTGCTGATGTACGAGCCGCGCGGCCATGCGGCGATGAGCGGCGCCATCCTGCAGCCGCCGACCCGGCCGGACGCCGACTTCGGGGTGCTCTACATCGAGGTCTCCGGGCTGCTGCCGATGTGCGGGCACGGCACCATCGGCGTCGCCACCGTGCTGGTCGAGACCGGGATGGTGCCGGTGGTCGAGCCGGTCACCACCGTACGGCTGGACACCCCGGCCGGGCTGGTGGTCGCCGAGGTGCAGGTCGAGGACGGCGCCGCCAAGGCGGTGACCATCCACAACGTGCCGTCCTACTCGGTCGCGCTGGACCGCAAGATCGAGGTGCCCGGTTACGGCACCGTGAGCTACGACCTCGCCTACGGCGGCAACTTCTACGCCATCCTGCCGCTCGACCGGTTCGGGCTGCCCTTCGAACGCGAGCGCAAGCAGGAGATCCTGGACGCCGGCCTCGCCCTGATGGACGCGATCAACGCGGGCCCCGACCGGCCGGTGCACCCGGAGAACCCGTCCATCCACAGCTGCCACCACGTCCAGCTGCTGGCGCCCGGCTCCACCGCCGAGCACTCCCGGCACGCCATGGCCATCCACCCCGGCTGGTTCGACCGCTCGCCCTGCGGCACCGGCACCTCCGCGCGGATGGCCCAACTGCACGCGCGCGGCGAGCTGCCGCTCGGGCAGGACTTCCGCAACGACTCCTTCATCGGCACGACCTTCATCGGGCGGCTGGTCGAGGAGACCGAGGTCGCCGGGCGGCCCGCCGTGGTGCCCACCGTCACCGGGCGGGCCTGGGTCACCGGCACCGCCCAGTACTTCCTCGACCCGAGCGACCCGTTCCCGGCGGGCTTCCTGCTCTGA
- a CDS encoding ornithine cyclodeaminase family protein — MTPSSPTALPGTAVVPLQYAVPGTGGIGPAEAVGAIERVLLNGFDPEAAPARSAVPVPAGELLMMPAADGSYAGVKIAGVAPVNPARGLPRITGSYLLLDGPTLQPLALLDGAALTALRTPAVTAAALRRLAVPEARHLVLFGSGPQAYGHLDALLAVRPLSRLTVVARHAGRAEALAAYGRGLGLAAAVGGPEAVAEADLVVCCTTARTPLFDGTLVPAHAAVAAVGSHEPDVREVDGALVGRAELYVEARSVAAREAGDLLLAGVAGRQLWNLAELVRGDALLPAGRPRFFKSVGMAWEDLAVAAEVYRQAQA, encoded by the coding sequence GTGACTCCTTCGAGTCCGACTGCGCTGCCCGGTACGGCGGTTGTGCCGCTCCAGTACGCCGTGCCGGGCACCGGCGGGATCGGGCCCGCCGAGGCGGTGGGGGCGATCGAGCGGGTGCTGCTGAACGGGTTCGACCCGGAGGCGGCACCCGCCCGGTCGGCCGTGCCGGTGCCCGCCGGCGAGCTGCTGATGATGCCGGCCGCCGACGGGTCGTACGCGGGCGTGAAGATCGCCGGGGTCGCGCCCGTCAACCCGGCGCGCGGCCTGCCCCGGATCACCGGCAGCTACCTGCTGCTGGACGGGCCCACCCTGCAACCGCTCGCGCTGCTGGACGGCGCCGCGCTCACCGCGCTGCGAACGCCCGCCGTCACCGCGGCGGCGCTGCGCCGGCTGGCGGTGCCGGAGGCTCGGCACCTGGTGCTGTTCGGCTCCGGGCCGCAGGCGTACGGGCACCTGGACGCGCTGCTGGCCGTGCGGCCGCTGAGCCGGCTCACGGTGGTGGCGCGGCACGCCGGTCGGGCCGAGGCGCTGGCGGCGTACGGCCGGGGGCTCGGCCTGGCGGCCGCCGTCGGCGGGCCGGAGGCCGTCGCGGAGGCGGACCTGGTGGTCTGCTGCACCACCGCGCGCACCCCGCTGTTCGACGGCACCCTGGTGCCCGCGCACGCGGCGGTGGCGGCGGTCGGCTCGCACGAGCCGGACGTGCGGGAGGTGGACGGGGCGCTGGTCGGGCGGGCCGAGCTGTACGTGGAGGCGCGGTCGGTCGCGGCCCGGGAGGCCGGGGACCTGCTGCTGGCGGGGGTCGCCGGGCGGCAGCTGTGGAACCTGGCCGAACTGGTGCGCGGGGACGCGCTGCTGCCGGCCGGGCGGCCGCGGTTCTTCAAGAGCGTCGGGATGGCCTGGGAGGACCTGGCGGTCGCGGCGGAGGTGTACCGGCAGGCGCAGGCGTAG
- a CDS encoding aldehyde dehydrogenase family protein, with protein sequence MTITSYNPADPTDLVLAVEEPGAEAVRAAVGRARAAQTGWLAAGAAARSAALGRIADAVEAHAEELTALIVREVGKPLAEARGEVARTAAIWRYYAQAPYTPSGAVHETAAGPGLLFTRRRPYGVAGLIAPWNFPLAIPSWKAAPALAVGNTAVLKPAPEATACALRLAELARGPGCRRTCSPCCPAGRRRARRWSRRRTWSPSPARPASAGPWCGRRPSAGCRSRPNSAG encoded by the coding sequence GTGACCATCACCTCGTACAACCCCGCCGACCCCACCGACCTGGTGCTCGCCGTCGAGGAACCCGGCGCCGAGGCCGTGCGGGCCGCCGTCGGCCGGGCCCGGGCGGCGCAGACCGGCTGGCTCGCCGCCGGGGCGGCCGCCCGGTCGGCGGCGCTCGGCCGGATCGCGGACGCGGTCGAGGCGCATGCGGAGGAGCTGACCGCGCTGATCGTGCGCGAGGTCGGCAAGCCGCTCGCCGAGGCCCGCGGCGAGGTCGCCCGGACGGCGGCGATCTGGCGCTACTACGCGCAGGCGCCGTACACGCCGTCCGGGGCGGTGCACGAGACCGCCGCCGGGCCCGGACTGCTGTTCACCCGGCGCCGCCCGTACGGGGTGGCCGGGCTGATCGCGCCCTGGAACTTTCCGCTGGCGATCCCGAGTTGGAAGGCGGCGCCGGCCCTGGCGGTCGGCAACACGGCCGTCCTCAAGCCGGCGCCCGAGGCGACGGCGTGCGCGCTGCGGCTGGCGGAGCTGGCCCGGGGGCCGGGTTGCCGGAGGACGTGTTCACCGTGCTGCCCGGCGGGGCGGAGGAGGGCGCGGCGCTGGTCGAGACGGCGGACGTGGTCTCCTTCACCGGCTCGACCGGCGTCGGCCGGGCCGTGGTGCGGGCGGCGACCGAGCGCGGGGTGCCGGTCCAGGCCGAACTCGGCGGGCTGA
- a CDS encoding NAD(P)-dependent oxidoreductase — protein MSAGSAGSAARSVTVIGLGPMGQAMAGAYLESGYAVTVWNRTPERAAELVARGAELAPSVEAAVAANELVVLSLTDYDAVFAILEQAEPALKGKVFANLTSDTPQRAREVAAWLADRGAGHLTGGVQTPPSGIGSPESSTFYSGPVEPFQRHRVALEVLTGADYRGDDPGLAQLYYQIQMDLFWTSLVGYLHATAIAEANGISAEEFLPYLSSTAASMAGFQAFYAPRIAAGDHRGDVDRVAMGLAGIEHVRHTAEASGVDGALPAVLEAAFRRAVEAGNGAASLTSLVGQFRRA, from the coding sequence GTGTCCGCTGGTTCCGCTGGTTCCGCCGCGAGGTCCGTGACGGTGATCGGGCTCGGCCCGATGGGGCAGGCCATGGCCGGGGCGTACCTGGAATCCGGGTACGCCGTCACGGTGTGGAACCGTACGCCCGAGCGGGCCGCCGAACTGGTCGCCCGGGGAGCCGAGTTGGCGCCGAGTGTGGAGGCGGCGGTGGCGGCCAACGAGCTGGTGGTGCTCAGCCTCACCGACTACGACGCGGTGTTCGCGATCCTGGAGCAGGCGGAGCCGGCCCTGAAGGGGAAGGTCTTCGCCAACCTCACCTCCGACACCCCGCAGCGGGCCCGCGAGGTCGCGGCGTGGCTCGCCGACCGCGGGGCCGGGCACCTGACCGGCGGCGTGCAGACCCCGCCCTCGGGCATCGGCAGCCCCGAATCGTCCACCTTCTACAGCGGTCCGGTCGAGCCGTTCCAGCGGCACCGGGTGGCCCTGGAGGTGCTGACCGGCGCCGACTACCGCGGCGACGACCCCGGGCTGGCGCAGCTGTACTACCAGATCCAGATGGACCTGTTCTGGACCTCCCTGGTCGGCTACCTGCACGCCACCGCGATCGCCGAGGCCAACGGCATCTCGGCCGAGGAGTTCCTGCCCTATCTGAGCTCGACCGCCGCCTCGATGGCCGGCTTCCAGGCCTTCTACGCGCCGCGGATCGCCGCCGGGGACCACCGCGGGGACGTCGACCGGGTGGCGATGGGGCTCGCCGGCATCGAGCACGTCCGGCACACCGCCGAGGCCTCCGGGGTGGACGGCGCGCTGCCGGCCGTCCTGGAGGCGGCGTTCCGGCGGGCCGTGGAGGCCGGCAACGGCGCGGCGAGCCTGACCTCGCTGGTCGGGCAGTTCCGCCGGGCATAG
- a CDS encoding TetR/AcrR family transcriptional regulator, whose amino-acid sequence MKTSEKTTTVGTRERIIRATSRLLQRQGYEGTGIKQISREAEATLGSVYHFFPGGKQELAAEAIRHGDEEFAVLLRAGLGSSEDLGEAVNACTRLLAHELRASDWQDGCPITTTALETVGRVPVIEQAVTEAFANWQAIVAERLRASGIAEQDARELAGTVINTLEGAELAAQVARSEEPLLVTGRHLARLLAGYC is encoded by the coding sequence GTGAAGACGTCCGAGAAGACCACCACCGTCGGCACCCGCGAGCGGATCATCCGGGCCACCTCCCGCCTGCTCCAACGCCAGGGGTACGAGGGCACCGGAATCAAGCAGATCTCCCGTGAGGCCGAGGCCACGCTCGGCTCCGTCTACCACTTCTTCCCGGGCGGGAAGCAGGAGTTGGCCGCCGAGGCGATCCGGCACGGGGACGAGGAGTTCGCCGTCCTGCTGCGCGCCGGGCTGGGCTCCTCCGAGGACCTGGGCGAGGCGGTGAACGCCTGCACCCGGTTGCTCGCCCACGAGCTGCGCGCCTCCGACTGGCAGGACGGCTGCCCGATCACCACCACCGCCCTGGAGACGGTCGGCCGGGTGCCCGTCATCGAGCAGGCCGTGACCGAGGCCTTCGCCAACTGGCAGGCCATCGTGGCGGAGCGGCTGCGCGCCTCCGGCATCGCCGAGCAGGACGCCCGCGAACTGGCCGGCACGGTCATCAACACCCTGGAGGGCGCCGAGCTCGCCGCCCAGGTCGCCCGCAGCGAGGAGCCACTGCTGGTCACCGGCCGGCACCTGGCCCGCCTGCTCGCCGGCTACTGCTGA
- a CDS encoding (2Fe-2S)-binding protein, with translation MRRRTPAGLVEAEPGPAHHIEFDGRPVPALPGQSIAAALWADGVLAWRTTRVGGKPRGAFCGIGACFDCLAVVNGRPNQRTCLLPAEPGTTVTTQEGHGRADLAV, from the coding sequence ATGCGCCGCCGCACCCCCGCCGGGCTGGTCGAGGCCGAGCCCGGGCCCGCCCACCACATCGAGTTCGACGGGCGGCCCGTCCCCGCGTTGCCCGGGCAGTCCATCGCCGCCGCGCTCTGGGCCGACGGCGTGCTCGCCTGGCGCACCACCAGGGTCGGCGGGAAGCCGCGCGGGGCGTTCTGCGGGATCGGCGCCTGCTTCGACTGCCTGGCCGTCGTGAACGGCCGCCCCAACCAGCGCACCTGCCTGCTGCCCGCCGAGCCCGGCACCACCGTCACCACCCAGGAGGGCCACGGCCGTGCCGACCTCGCCGTCTGA
- a CDS encoding FAD/NAD(P)-dependent oxidoreductase yields MPTSPSDDSLFDLAVVGAGPAGLAAAVTAADLGLRCVLLDGGSSTGGQYYRHPAPGLGAARPDRLHHHWSAYTGLADRLAAHERSGAAAFRGGHQVWALERTGDGFAVHVTRGPESTDRATVRARSVLLATGAYERQLPFPGWTLPGVVTAGGAQAMLKAGLVLPGRRIVVAGSGPLLLAAASSLVTAGAEVPAVVEATAYLGYARRPGVLAGVPGKLVEGAGHGGALLRHGVRLRPRSAVVEAHGTDRVTGVTVARLDADWRPVPGTERRIDCDALAVGHGLLPQIDLATELGARTRTGPDGAVALEVDARLRTSVPGLWSAGETNGVGGADLALAEGELAAHAVSGALPAAALLRRRARLRAFAELMAAAHRPGPGWTGWLRPDTDVCRCEEVPVSAVREAVEELGAGDPRTVKLLTRAGMGWCQGRMCGPAVACLAGAGSASGPDRRPLGCPVPLSQLAAGPSPG; encoded by the coding sequence GTGCCGACCTCGCCGTCTGACGATTCGCTGTTCGACCTCGCGGTGGTCGGCGCAGGCCCGGCCGGGCTCGCCGCCGCCGTCACCGCCGCCGACCTCGGGCTGCGGTGCGTCCTGCTGGACGGCGGGTCGAGCACCGGCGGGCAGTACTACCGCCACCCGGCGCCCGGCCTCGGCGCGGCCCGCCCGGACCGGCTGCACCACCACTGGTCCGCCTACACCGGCCTGGCCGACCGGCTCGCCGCCCACGAACGGTCCGGGGCGGCCGCCTTCCGCGGCGGGCACCAGGTCTGGGCGCTGGAGCGCACCGGGGACGGCTTCGCGGTGCACGTCACACGCGGGCCGGAGAGCACCGACCGGGCCACCGTCCGGGCCCGGTCGGTGCTGCTCGCCACCGGCGCGTACGAGCGGCAACTGCCGTTCCCCGGCTGGACCCTGCCCGGAGTGGTCACCGCGGGCGGCGCGCAGGCGATGCTCAAGGCCGGGCTCGTACTGCCCGGGCGGCGGATCGTGGTCGCCGGAAGCGGACCGCTGCTGCTCGCGGCGGCGTCCTCGCTGGTCACCGCCGGGGCCGAGGTGCCCGCGGTGGTCGAGGCCACCGCCTACCTCGGGTACGCGCGGCGCCCCGGAGTGCTCGCGGGCGTCCCCGGCAAGCTGGTCGAGGGCGCCGGGCACGGCGGCGCGCTGCTGCGGCACGGCGTACGGCTGCGGCCGCGCAGCGCCGTGGTCGAGGCGCACGGGACGGACCGGGTCACCGGCGTCACGGTCGCCCGGCTGGACGCCGACTGGCGGCCGGTGCCCGGCACCGAGCGGCGGATCGACTGCGACGCGCTCGCCGTTGGCCACGGCCTGCTGCCACAGATCGACCTCGCCACCGAGCTGGGGGCGCGGACCCGGACCGGGCCGGACGGTGCGGTTGCGCTGGAGGTCGACGCCCGGCTGCGCACCAGCGTGCCCGGCCTCTGGTCGGCGGGGGAGACCAACGGCGTCGGCGGCGCGGACCTGGCGCTCGCCGAGGGCGAACTGGCCGCGCACGCGGTGTCCGGGGCGCTGCCGGCGGCCGCGCTGCTGCGCCGCCGGGCGCGGCTGCGGGCCTTCGCCGAGCTGATGGCCGCCGCGCACCGGCCCGGGCCCGGCTGGACCGGGTGGCTGCGTCCGGACACCGACGTCTGCCGGTGCGAGGAGGTGCCGGTCTCGGCGGTCCGGGAGGCGGTGGAGGAGCTGGGCGCGGGGGATCCGCGCACCGTCAAGCTGCTCACCCGGGCCGGGATGGGCTGGTGCCAGGGGCGGATGTGCGGGCCGGCGGTGGCCTGTCTGGCGGGGGCGGGTTCGGCCTCGGGGCCGGATCGGCGGCCGCTGGGGTGCCCGGTGCCGCTCTCGCAGTTGGCGGCGGGGCCGTCGCCGGGGTAG
- a CDS encoding NAD(P)/FAD-dependent oxidoreductase: MLKTQRPPLDVVVVGAGVVGAACAYYAARAGLAVAVVDRGPVAGGTTGAGEGNVLVSDKEPGPELDLALLSARLWRELADELGAAVEYEPKGGVVVASTAAGQEALRAFAEGQRAVGVVAEEVPGERLHELEPHLAPDLAGGFHYPQDAQVQPALAAARLLLAARRMGAELITGETVTAVDRGPDGAVRGVRTDRRRLAAPAVVNAAGTWGGELAALAGVHLPVMPRRGFVLVTEPLPRVVRHKVYAADYVANVASSSAGLETSAVIEGTPGGPVLIGASRERVGFDRTLSQEVLRRLAVQAAELFPVLAEVAVMRAYRGFRPYLPDHLPAIGADPRVAGLYHACGHEGAGIGLAPATGLLISEQLAGKQPEQDLAPFRADRFPAG; this comes from the coding sequence GTGCTGAAGACCCAGAGACCTCCCCTGGACGTCGTCGTGGTCGGCGCCGGAGTGGTCGGCGCCGCCTGCGCCTACTACGCCGCCCGCGCCGGGCTCGCCGTCGCCGTCGTGGACCGCGGGCCGGTGGCCGGCGGCACCACCGGCGCGGGCGAGGGCAACGTGCTGGTCTCCGACAAGGAGCCCGGCCCCGAACTCGACCTCGCACTGCTCAGTGCGCGGCTCTGGCGCGAACTCGCCGACGAGCTCGGCGCGGCCGTCGAGTACGAGCCCAAGGGTGGCGTGGTGGTCGCCTCCACCGCCGCCGGGCAGGAGGCGCTGCGGGCCTTCGCGGAGGGCCAGCGCGCCGTCGGGGTGGTCGCCGAGGAGGTCCCCGGCGAGCGGCTGCACGAACTGGAGCCGCACCTCGCCCCCGACCTGGCCGGCGGCTTCCACTACCCCCAGGACGCCCAGGTCCAGCCCGCCCTCGCCGCTGCCCGGCTGCTGCTCGCGGCCCGCCGGATGGGCGCCGAGCTGATCACCGGGGAGACCGTGACCGCCGTGGACCGCGGGCCGGACGGCGCCGTGCGCGGTGTGCGCACCGACCGCCGCCGGCTGGCCGCACCCGCCGTGGTGAACGCGGCCGGCACCTGGGGCGGTGAACTGGCCGCGCTGGCCGGGGTGCACCTGCCGGTGATGCCCCGGCGCGGCTTCGTGCTGGTCACCGAACCGCTGCCGCGGGTCGTCCGGCACAAGGTCTACGCCGCCGACTACGTGGCCAACGTGGCCAGCAGCTCGGCCGGGCTGGAGACCTCCGCCGTGATCGAGGGCACCCCGGGCGGGCCGGTGCTGATCGGCGCCAGCCGGGAACGGGTCGGCTTCGACCGCACCCTCTCCCAGGAGGTGCTGCGCCGACTGGCCGTCCAGGCCGCGGAGCTCTTCCCGGTGCTCGCGGAGGTCGCCGTGATGCGGGCCTACCGGGGCTTCCGCCCGTACCTGCCGGACCACCTGCCGGCGATCGGCGCGGACCCCCGGGTGGCCGGGCTGTACCACGCGTGCGGGCACGAGGGGGCCGGCATCGGGCTGGCTCCGGCGACCGGACTGCTGATCAGCGAGCAGCTCGCCGGCAAGCAGCCGGAGCAGGACCTCGCGCCGTTCCGGGCGGACCGGTTCCCGGCCGGGTGA